GACGAGCCGGCCCCTGGGGCGATCATTCTGCTGTCCGACGGCTACACCAACATCGGCCGCGATTCCGGTGAGGCGGCCAGGGCCGCCAAGGAGCAGGACGTGCCGATCTACGCGATCGCCTACGGCACCGCCGGCGGCTACGTCTACGAGGAGGGCGTCCGTGTCCCGGTGCCGGTGAACCATGCCGAACTCGCCCAGATCGCGAAGAACTCGGGCGGCAAGAAATACTCTGCAGAGTCGCTGGGGGATCTGCGCGGGGTCTACCAGACGATCGCCAGTTCCATCGGCTACGACGAAGAACTGGTCGAGGTGACCGATCGCTTCGCGCTGTATGCGCTGATCTTGAGTGTGCTGGCCGGCTGCGGCGTCATCTCGTTGGCTGCCCGCTGGCCCTGATCCCCGCCGGCGCTCAGACGCTCGCCGTCCGAGCGGATTGCCGGTGCGCGTCCGACGGAGGCCCAGGTCAGCGGGGCAGGTTCTCGATCTCCAGGTCCGGGAGGTCATCGGCGGGAGTGAAGCCGAAGATCTGCGCCAAGAAGCTAAGCTCGGCCGCCAACGCGTCGCGGCGCGCGGCCGAACCGCGGAAACCGTGCCCCTCGCCCTCGAAGACCCGCATCGCCATCGGCAGGCCGCGCTTCCGCGCCGCCTCGGCGAGTGCGGTCGACTGGGCCATCGGGACGACCGGATCGTCGGTGCCCTGCAGGATCAGGATCGGGCTGGCCAGTCGATCCAGGGTGTTGATGGGGGAGCGCGACTCATAGAGCTGCTCGTCGGTGGGCCAGCCGCCGATCAGCGAATCCAGATAGTGCGATTCGAACTTGTGCCCACCGATCAGCGCTTTCAGGTCGCTCACGCCGTAGCAGCTGATGCCGGCGGTGAACCGGTCGCTGTCCATCAGGGCACGAAGCGCGGTGAAACCGCCGGCCGATCCGCCCGCGATGGCGATGCGTCCGGGATCGATCAGCCCTGCGTCAATGGCGGCCTCAGCGGCATCAACGCAGTCGTCCACGTCGGCCACGCCCCAGGCTCCGCGCAGCCGGTCGCGCCACTGGCGTCCGAATCCTGCCGAGCCGGAGTAGTTGACGTCCAGTACGGCGATGCCTCGTGAGGTCCAGAACTGGACGGGAGCGTAGTAGCCGTTGCTCGCCCTGGCGGTCGGCCCGCCATGTACCCGCAACAGCGCCGGAGGACGCTTACCCGCGGGTCCTCGGTAGGCGTCGTTGGTCGGCGGGTAGTACCAGGCCTGGACGGGTCCGTGGCGCCCCTCGAACCGCAGCGAGCGGGCAACCGAGGTGACTGCATGCGCGGGTGCGCCGCCCAGTGAGCGCAGGATCTTCAGCGAGCCGTCGGCCTCAACACGCACCAGCGCCGTGTGATCCTTCGCCCGTTTGACGATCGCGTAGCCCTTGCCCATCGAGGCGGCCACCGAGTCGACTTCTGCGACCCCGGCCAACCGTTTGGCCGGGCCGCCACTGCGGGAGACCACCTGGAGGTGACAGAAGCCCTCGTCGATATTCCAGGCGAGGATTCGCTCATCGTCGAGAGCAGCCGTGACGTGATTGCCCAAGACGAACATCGGCAGATCGTAGTCGGTGTCGTCGTGCGTGAGCCGACGGATCGTGCCGTTCGTCCACTCGTAGATCTGGAAGAAACCGGACTGCTCGCTGGTGAAGACCAGGCTGCCATCGCTGTTCCAGCGCGGGTGATGCACCGCGATGCCATCCAAGCCGGCCTCCGGCTGTCCCGCGACGAGTCGAATGTCGTCGAGGCGCCAGACCGCGCCGGTGCGCAACTGCGCGACTTTCAGCACCGTGGAGTCCCAGGGCATCGCCGGGTGGTTCCACTCCAGCCAGGCCAGTCGCCCGTCGGACGAGAGCGCCGGATTGGCGTAGAAGTCGGCACCGCCGGCGAGGATGTGCTCGGGTCCGGGAGAACCATCGGCGTTCGGCCAACTGAGCGCCACGAGCGTGGTCTGCGGCTCGCCCGGGTTTCGGTGATCCTCACGAATCGCCAGCACGGCCGGAATCCTGGGGCAGACCACTAGATCGCCGTAGCGAACCGAGGCATCGCCGCAGGTCAGGGTAAGGATCGTGCCGTCCGGGGTACGCAGCTTCACGGTGCGGTCCACATCGTCGCAGTAGGCCAGGACGCCGTCTTCGACGTCGAAGGCGCCACCGCCGTACTCCTGGACGCGGGAGCGCACGTTGGCCGTCGGTGTCATCTGCTGGGTGCGCTCGTTGCGCAGCCGCATGGCGGTCGTCCGGCCTTCCTCGCCGGGCAGCGACTCCAGCCAGTACAGATCGGCATTGTCGGCCACCAGTTCGAGCATGGACGCGCCACCGGCGATCACCTCGTCCAAGGTGATGGGGGAGACCCACGAGCCACAGGGCGCGACTGTGGGCTGCTGATCGGCGGTACTCATGTGGACAAGCTAGCGCAGCAGCCTCCCGGCTGGCATGTTGAACCCAATTGAGGCAGAATCAATAAGCAAATCGAACAGACCAGGTTCCATCGGGACGCCGTCGCACAGGTTGCAGGGGAAGGCACACCTGAAGCGAGAGGAGTCGAGATGGAAACCATGTCGCGTGGAGTCATTTTCGTGCACTCGACGCCGGCCGCGCTGTGCCCGCACATCGAATGGGCGGCAGGCGCGGTTCTTGGCCTGCCCCTGAATCTGGAATGGACCGACCAGCCCGCCGAACCCGGGACGCTGCGCGCCGAGTACTCGTGGACGGGTCCCGCCGGCAGCTCGGCAGGCCTGGCCAGCGCCCTGCGCAGCTGCCAGCGTCTGCGCTTCGAGGTGACCGAGGACGCCACCGCCACCGACGAGGGTCAGCGTTACGCCTACACTCCCGAGTTGGGTGTCTTTCATGCGATGACCGGCCCGCACGGTGACATCCAGGTCTCGGAACACCGGCTGCGTACGGCCATGACGACCGCCGCTCAGGGCGGCATCAGCTTGCAGGATGCGTTGAGCGAGCTGCTGGGCGAGCCCTGGGATGCCGAACTCGAGGTCTTCCGCTACGCAGGCGAAGACGCCCCCGTCCGCTGGCTGCACCGGGTCGGCTGAGCCGCCCGCGGCCTGCCGTTCCGCGGATCCGCGGTCGACTTGTCAAAAACAGCGGCTGCCGGATCCGGCAGCCGCTGTAGAAAAGACCGGAGAGTCGGTCTGCCTCTGCCGCTGGTGCAGCAGGTCGGATCAGTCAGTCATGTTGTCGTTGGTCAGCGCCAACGCCACATTGTGCCCGCCGAAGCCGAACGAGTTGTTCAGTGCCGCCAGCGGGCCGGACGACAGCTCGCGCGCGGTGTTCGCGGCGATCTGGATACCCAGGTCCGGCTCGGGGTTCTCCAGATTGATGGTGGGCGGCGAAATGCGGTCGCGCAACGCCATCACGGTGGCGAAGGTCTCCAGCGCGCCGGCACCACCCAGCAGGTGGCCGGTCATCGATTTGGTGGAGGTGACGAATGCGTCGTCGGCAGCCGAACCGAGCGCGCGTGCAATCGACCTGGCTTCCGTGACGTCGCCCTGCGGGGTCGAGGTGCCATGCGCATTGACGTGCTTGACATCGGCAGGCTCCAGCCCGGCGTTCCGCATCGCCTTGACCATCGCCGAGAACTGCCCTGAGCCGGTCGGCTCGGGCTGGACGATGTCGTGCGAGTCGGCGCTGATGCCGTAGCCGGCCAGCGTGCCGTAGATCTTGGCCCCGCGGGCCTTGGCCGACGCCAGGGTCTCGATGACCAGCATCACCGCGCCCTCGCCGATGACGAAGCCGTCGCGGTCGACGTCCCATGGACGCGAAGCCCGCTCGGGCTCGTCATTGCGGCGGCTCAGCGCCTGCATCTGGGCGAATGCGGCGATCGGCATCGCGTGGATGACGGATTCGGATCCGCCCACCACGACGATGTCGGCCTCATTGAGGCGCAGCATATTCGCACCCAGCGCAATCGCCTCGTTCGAGGAGGCACACGCCGAAACGGGCGCGTGCACCCCTGCCTTGGCGTTGACCAGCAGACCGACATGCGCGGCCGGGGCATTGGCCATCAGCATCGGCACCGTGAACGGGCTGACCCGCCGCAGGCCCTTCTCGCGCTGGATGTCCCACTGATCGAGCGTGGTCACCAGGCCGCCGATACCGCTGCCGACCGAAACGCCCAGCCGCTCGGGATCAACCGGGTTCTCCTCGCCGAGGCCGAATCCGGCATCGGCCCATGCCTCGCGGGCGGCTACCACCGCGAGCTGGCTGACGCGGTCCATCCGGCGGGCCTCAACGCGCGAGATCCACTGCGTGATGTCCGCGTTGACCTGACCGGCGATCTGCACGGGCAGATCCTGAGCCCAGTCAGCCTCGATATGACGGACGCCGCTGCGCCCGGCGAGAAGTGCTTGCCAGGTGGTGGGCGCATCATTTCCCAATGGGGTGATGGCTCCGAATCCTGTGATGACAACGTCAGTCATTGAGGCTCCTGGATGAAAATGGTTGATGGACCGGCCCGCACTGTCCATGAGGTCAGGTGTGGGCCGGAGATGGCGGTAGCTCAGTTCTGCGCGCGCTCGATGTAGGAGACGGCGTCGCCAACGGACTTCAGCGACTTCGAGTCCTCATCGGGAATCGAGATGTTGAAGGTCTCTTCGCAGGCGTAGATGATCTCGACCATCGACAGCGAGTCGACGTCCAGATCGTCCACGAAGCTCTTCTCGAGCTGCACATCGTCCTGATCGACACCAGCAACGTCGTTGACGATATCGGCGAGCTGCGAACGGATTTCCTCGGTGGTGGCCATGATGTGGTCCTTTCTGTTGGCCTGGATGGCGTTGTATGAATCGGGCTGTATCGGAGGGTATATCAGGGCAGGACGACGACCTGGCCGGCATAGACCAGCCCGGCGCCGAAGCCGATGATCAGGGCATTGTCGCCGGACTTGGCCTCGCCGGATTCGAGCAGGGCCTCCATGGCGATCGGGACGGAAGCCGCCGACGCATTTCCCATGTGCTTGATGTCGCGGCTGACCACGACGCTTTCCGGCAGCTTGAGGCGGCGCAGCATGGCATCGGTGATGCGATTGTTCGCCTGGTGGGGGATGAAGACGTCGAGCTCGTCGGGCTTCAGACCTGCCACCTCGAGGGTTTCCACGGTCTTCTCGACGATGTAGGTGGTCGCCCAGCGGAAAACCTTGTTGCCCTCCATGTGGATCTTCGGGCTGAAACCGCCGGCTGCAGCGACGTCGAAATCGTCGGAGTGAATGATCTCGGCGGTGTTGATCTCCGAGCCCCATACGACCGGGCCGATGGCCGGCGTATCCGAGGGGCCGATGACTGCGGCGCCTGCGCCATCGCCGAACAGGAAGGCGGTGGAACGATCGGTGTAGTCGGTCTGTTCGCTCAGCACCTCGACGCCGACCACGAGCACGTAGTGGGCGGAGCCGACGCGCACCATAGAGTCGGCGAGGCTCACCCCATAGCAGAAGCCGGCGCAGGCGGCGCTGAGGTCGGTGGCGGCCGGGTTCGGCAGCCCGAATTCGGATGCCACTTGCACTGCCAGCGAGGGGAACCGGCGGTGATTGGAAACCGAACTGACCAGGACCGCATCGATCTGGTCGGTCGGCACTCCCGAGCGGTCGATGGCCTTGCGGGCTGCCTCGGTGGCCAGCGACAAGGTGTTCTGCGAATCATCGACCCAGCGGCGCTCGATGATGCCGGTGCGTTGTTGAATCCATTCGTCCGAGGAATCGATGATGGTGCACATCTCGGCGTTGTCGACAACGCGGTTGCCGCGGGCGCCGCCCACCCCCAGAATCCGGGAGTAGGCCGAGCCTTGCGAGGCTTTGATAGGCGAGCTCATTTTCCTCATTTCGCTTCGGAGTGACGCGCGCAGAAATCGCGGGCGTCGTCCAGTTGATCGGGGGTGTTCAGGTTGAACAGCTCGACGCCCTTCAGGTTCCGCTTGGCGATACCCGTCAGGGTTCCGGCCGGAGCCAACTCGAGCAGCCCGGTGGTTCCCAGGGAAGCCATGGTGTCCATGCACAGGTCCCAGCGCACCGGGTTGGTGACCTGATCGACCATGCGGTCCAGGTATTCGGCGCCGGATTCGACCACGGCGCCATCGCGGTTCGACAGCAGTCGGGTGACCGGTCGCGCCGTACCGATGGATTCCGCGAGCAGCCGGAGACGCCGCGATGCGGGGGCCATGTGAACGGTGTGGAAGGCGCCGGCGACCGACAGCGGGATGACCCGAGCACGGGCCGGGGGATTGTCCTCGAGGGTCTTCAACTGCTCGAGGGTGCCGGCCGCGACGATCTGGCCGGATCCGTTGTAGTTCGCGGGGGTGAGCCCGGCAGCCTCGATCGCGGCCAGCACGTCGTCCGGCTTGCCGGCGATGACCGCGGACATCCCGGTGGGCTGCACCGCTGAGGCGGCGGCCATGGCCTGACCACGCTCGCGGACGAAGACCATCGCGGCTTCCGGGTTGATCGCACCGGTCAAAGCGGCGGCGCCGATCTCTCCGACCGAGTGTCCGGCGACGATGTCTGCGGGCCCGCAGCCGTATTCGGCGTCCGGGAAAAGCTCGTGGGCGATGGCGAGAGCCGAGGCGACCAGCAGTGGCTGGGCGATCGCGGTATCGCGGATGGTGTCGGCATCGGCTTCGGTTCCGTAGTGCGCCAGATCGAGACCGACCACGGCGGACAGCCAGGTGAGTCGGTCAGCGAAGCTGGTGATCTTCAACCATTCGGAGAGGAAGCCGGGCGTCTGGGCGCCCTGGCCGGGAGCGGCGATAACAAGCACCCTTACATCCTGCCCGGTCGGCCGGAAGGAGCATGTGCGCCGCGTGACGAATTTGGCGCACCGACATTGTGCGTAATCTACAAACCAGAGCTGATCTTCGTCCTAATTGCTGTGCTGACGTCCCAAAGTGATGGCCAGCCGCAGCACATAGGCCTCCCGGGGCGCGCTGGGGGAGTAGCCGGTCACCTCGGCGATGCGTTTGAGGCGGTAGCGCACAGTATTGGGGTGGACGAACAGGGCCCGGGCGGTGGCTTCGACCGAGCCGCCCTGGTCACCGAAGCTGACGCAGGTTTCCAGCAGGTCGCCGCCGGCGGCCAGTAACGGCTTGTAGACCGACTCCACGAGTTCGCGGCGTGCCTGGCCGTTGCCAGCCAGCGCTCGTTCGGGCAGCAGATCGCGGGCGGTCAGCACTCGTGGCCCTTCCGGCCATGCCTTCGCAGAGCGCGCACCCGACAGGGCGGCGCGGGCCGACTCGGAGGCTCGCATCAATCCGGCGACCGGCGGCCCCACCACGATCGGGCCGGATCCGAAGTGCGCGGCCAGCGATTCCAGCCAGCCGATGCTGGCCTGCTGATCGGGCTCGGCATCCGGCGAGGTGGGCGACAGCACGACCACCAGCCGATCGCCGTGCAGCGCAGCCATGGCCACCAGCCCGAGGCGCTCGGCGTCCTTGCGCAGCCCGCCGAAGTCCTCGTCGTCCGACATCGCCCCGATCGCAACCACCACCGGCGCCTGCGAGTGCCAGCCCAGCGTGGACGCCCGAGACAACAGGTCTTCGTTCGAGTCGGCCCGCACCACCGCGTCCACGATGAGCGCCTCGATCCGCTCGTCCCAGCTGCCCCGGGATTCGGCCGCTCGCGCGTAGACCTCGGCCGCAGCGAAAGCGATCTCTCGCGAATAGTGCAGGATGGCGGTCTGCAGCACGGCACGGTCACCTCGCGGCATCAGTTGACCGATTTGCGCCTCCACCACATCGATCGTGGTGCGTATCAGATCGACCGTCTGGTGCAGGTTGATCTTGCGAGTGAGGGAACGCGGCGCGACGTTGAAGATCCGAGCCGGGTCGAGATCGGACTCGGCATCGTCGGCGAACCAGTCGACGAATCCGTTGATGCCCTCGTTGGCGACCATGCTCACCCAGGAACGCTCCTCGGCGCTCAGATCCGAATACCAGGGGTGGCGGATCTCCATCTCCGCGACGACCGCCGTGCTCATCCGGCCGGCCTGGGCGGCCAGTCTCTTGGCAATGGCGGAGCGGGTGCGGGCGGCAGGTACGAACGACCTGCCGGCACTCGCCGGGGCTTTCACGGCCATTGAACCTCCTGGCATCTATCTGCCGGGCACTCTACCGCGGTGCGGCGATCGGTACGCGTATTGAAAGACCGAGCCCCGGCCGCTGGCGCGCACCGGGGCTCGAATCGCAAGAAGGCTCAGCGCTTGATGCGAGCGTTGCCCTCCCAGACGGACCAGATCTGCTCCTCGTCGGCAGGCACGGCGTAGTCGGTCAGGAAGGTGGTGGTGATCGCGCCGGATGCCCAGCCGAACTGCAGGCACTTCTCGGGCTCCCAGCCCTTGATCAGACCGTAGAGGATGCCGCCGACGGTCGAGTCGCCGCCACCGATGCGGTCGAGCACGCCGATGTCACGGGGCTCTGCGACATAGAACTCGCCGCCCGCCCACAGAATCGCGCCCCACAGATGATGGTTGGCGTTGACGACCTCACGCAGCGTGGTGGCGAAGACCTCGACGCCGGGGAAACGCTCGTGGGCCGTGTTGATCATGGCCTTGAAGCCCTCGATCTTCGCGCCGATGCCCTTGCCACCGGCCTCCGGGCCCTCCAGGCCGAGTGCCAGCTGGAAGTCCTCCTCGTTGCCGATCAGGATGGAGCAGTTGTTGGCGATCTCGGTGAAGCCCGCACGCAGTTCCTCCTCACGTCCCTTCCAGAAGGAAGCGCGGAAGTTGAGGTCGAAGCTGACCGCGGCGCCATGCTTCTTGGCGGCGTGAGCGATGTCCAGGCAGAACTGCAGGGTCTTAGGCGACAACGCGGCGATCAGGCCCGACATGTGGACGATCTTCGCGCCCTCGTCGCCGAAGATGCGCTCGAGGTCGAAGTCCTTGGCGTCCAACTGCAGCCCGACCTCACCGGCGCGGTCGTTCCAGACCCGCGCGCCACGATTGCCGTAGCCGGAGTCGGCGATGTTGAACTGGTGGCGGTAGCCCCAAGCTCCGCCCTGCGGCAGATCAGGACCCTCGAAATCCATGAAGCGCGAGGCCAGGTTCGACTTGATCATCAGTGAGATCGGGCTGCCCTGAACGAAGTTGGTGAGAATCTTCACCGGCTGGCCGAGGTAGCTGGCGATCGAACCGACGTTGCTCTCCGCCGAGGTCACCTGCATGGTGAAGCGGTTCGCGGTCTGCACGGGCTGTGCGTCCTCAGGACAGATACGGATACCCATGCTGGTCGGAATGACGAGCGACCATTCGGCGTCCTCACGGAGTTTCATTATTATGCTGCCTTTCGAGATCGTGAACCGGCGCCTGCTATGCATCGTCGGCTTCGCTCGCGCCGCGGCTGTATGCCCGGATTCTACCGTGATGGATTCGGTTCGCCCCTGGTTATTGCCAAGCGTTGCAGCAGGCGGGCCAGGTTCGGCCGACCGGCCATCGCGATGCTGTGGGCGGGATCGCCGGACTCCTGGCGAAAACAAGCGGTTCGCGGGAAGATTGCGGGTGTAGCTGGTGTTGAAGTGACATCTGTCGTGACTTGAAAGGACCTCAGCGTGATCCCTCGCGAGCAACCCGGCCCCCTGCTTAATGGCCTTCCTACCAACCTCCCGGACACTGATGTCGACGAGACCAATGAGTGGTTGGAGTCACTGGATGGGCTGATTGAATCAGGTGGACGCAACCGGGCCCGCTACGTCATGCTCCGGCTCAACGAACGAGCCCGTGATCAGCGCATCGGCGTTCCCTCGCTGGTGTCGACCGACTACGTCAATACCATCCCGAAGTCGAAGGAAGTGCCGTACCCCGGCGATCCCGATCTGGAGCAGAAGGTTCGCCATATGCTCCGCTGGAATGCGGCCATTCAGGTGCATCGCCAGCAGCGTCCCGGTGTCGGTGTCGGTGGCCACATCGCCAGCTATGCCTCGGCAGCCACCTTGTACGAGGTCGGCCTGATGCACTTCTGGCGTGGCAAGGATCATCCGGGTGGGGGCGATCAGGTCTTCTTCCAGGGCCACGCCTCGCCAGGCATGTACGCCCGAGCGCTGCTCGAAGGACGACTCACCGAAAACGACCTCGACGGCTTCCGTCAGGAATACAGCCGCCCCATGGGTGGCCGCGGGCTGCCGAGTTACCCGCACCCGCGCCGGATGCCCGACTTCTGGGAGTTCCCGACCGTCTCCATGGGCATCGGCCCGATCAACGCGATCTACCAGGCGTCCTTCAACCGCTACCTGGAGAACCGGGGCATCAAGGACACCAGCCAGCAGCACGTCTGGGCGTTCCTCGGCGACGGTGAGATGGACGAGGTCGAGTCGCGCGGTGCGCTGCAGCTGGCCACCAATGAGGGCCTCGACAACCTCACCTTCGTGATCAACTGCAATCTGCAGCGTCTGGACGGCCCGGTGCGCGGCAACGGCAAGATCATCCAGGAGCTGGAGTCGTTCTTCCGTGGCGCCGGCTGGAATGTCATCAAACTCGTCTGGGGTGCCAACTGGGATCCGCTGCTCGAGAACGACACCGAGGGCGCGCTGGTCAACGTGATGAACACCACGCGTGACGGTGACTTCCAGACCTTCAAGGCCAACGACGGCGCATACGTACGTGAGCATTTCTTCGGGCGTGACCCCCGCACGGCTGCGATGGTCGCGGACTGGACCGACGATCAGATCTGGGCCCTGCGCCGTGGCGGCCTGGACTACGCGAAGATCTACAACGCCTACAAGGCAGCCACCGACTACACCGGTGGGCCGACCGTCATCCTGGCGCACACCATCAAGGGTTACTTCCTCGGCAGCCACTTCGCTGGCCGCAATGCGACTCATCAGATGAAGAAGCTGGCGATCGACGACCTCAAGGGCCTGCGCGACCGCTGTAACATCCCGGTCTCCGATGAGGTGCTGGAAGCTGATCCCTACCAGCCGCCGTACTACAACCCCGGTCCGTCCAGCCCGGCAATCCAGTACCTGCTGGAGCGTCGCCGCGAGCTGGGCGGATTCGTCCCGGAGCGGCGCGGTGAACCCAGCAAGAAGCTGCAGTTGCCCGACGAGAAGGCGTACAAGGCCACCCGCAAGGGCTCGGGCAACCAGAAGGTCGCGACCACGATGGCCTTCGTGCGTCTGCTGAAGGATCTGTTGCGCGATCGCGGCCTTGCGCCGTTCATCGTCCCGATCATCCCGGACGAGGCCCGCACGTTCGGCATGGATTCGTTCTTCCCGACGATCAAGATCTACAACGCGAACGGTCAGCAGTACACGCCGGTCGATCACGACCTGATGCTGAGCTACCGCGAAGCCACCAACGGCCAGATCATGCACGTCGGCATCAATGAGGCCGGTGCCACGGCGGCGTTCACGGCGGTCGGCACCAGCTACGCCACCCACGGCCAGCCGATGATCCCGATCTACATCTTCTACTCGATGTTCGGTATCCAGCGCACCGCCGACATGTGGTGGGCCGCCGCCGACCAGTTGGCGCGAGGCTTCTACATCGGCGCCACGGCCGGCAAGACCACGCTGACAGGCGAGGGTACCCAGCACATGGATGGGCATTCGCACATCCTGACCTCGACCAATGAGGGCATTGTCAGCTACGACCCGGCCTATGGCTATGAGATCGGCTACATCGTCGAGGACGGCCTGCGCCGCATGTACGGGGACAAGCCCGAGGATGTCGCCTACTACCTGACGGTCTACAACGAGCCGATGCTGCAGCCGGCCGAGCCCGAGAATGTCGACGCCGAGGGCATTCGCCGCGGCATTCACCTGATCGCGGAAGGTGGCGAGGGTGACAAGCGCGCCCAGCTGCTCGCGTCCGGTGTCGGCGTGCCGTGGGCGCTGGAAGCCCAACAGCTGCTGAAGAACGACTGGGGCGTCGAATCGGATGTCTGGTCGGTGACCAGCTGGAATGAGCTGGCCCGCGACGGCCGTGCCTGCGACGAGGAGGCCTTCATCAACCCGGAGGCCGAACGACGAGTGCCGTTCGTCACCCAGAAGCTGGCCGGGCGCCAAGGCCCGGCGGTCGCGGTGAGCGACTTCATGCGTGCGGTTCACGAACAGATCCGCGCGTGGGTGCCGACCGACTACTACCCGCTGGGTGCCGATGGCTTCGGTTTCTCGGATACCCGGGCGGCGGCACGCCGGCACCTGCGCATTGATGGTCCGTCCATCACGGTGCGCGCGCTGCAGGCGCTGGCCGATCGCGGTGAACTGCCGCGTGAGGTCGTGCGTCAGGCGATCGACCGCTACCAGCTGAACAATGTCAACGCGGGTTCTTCCGGCGAGGTGGGTGGCGACGCGTAACCCGATGCTCGCGACCCGGTCGCAATGATCGATCAACGCCGGCGGTGCGGTTCTTCTCCGGAGGCCGCACCGCCGGCGTCTTGTCTTTGTGGTGTCAGCGATCCTCGCGGAGCCGGCCGAGGACCTGGTAGCGGGCGCAGACGAAGGCTCTGTTGCGACTGGTTTCGGCCAGCCTCAGGTCGAGGCGACGGGGGAGCAGTGGCTTGCCTGACCCGAGGGTCACCGGTGCAATCGAGACGATGATCTCGTCCAGCAGGCCGGCGTCGGCGAACTGGCCGGCGAGGTTGCCCCCGCCCACCACCCACAGATCCCGTCCGCCTGCTGCTTCGACCATCCGGGAATAGACGGTCCGCACGTCGCCGGAAGCCAGTCGCACATCCGCACCCTCAGGGATGTCGAGCACGCGCGACGTCAGGACCCAGGCCGGCACCGTGTAGGACCAGGGCTCGGGATCGTTGCGCAGCACCCACTCGTAGGTGGTCGATCCCATGACGATCGCGCCGATGCCCGCGATGAACTGCCCGTAGTTGAAGGGACCGTCATCGTCGATCTGTTGACGCAGCAGCCAGGCAAGAGAATCATCGGGGTCCGCAAGAAAACCGTCGAGCGTAGTGGCCGTGTAGTAGGTCAGCTTCGTCATGTAGCCATTGTGCCGTCCGGAGCAGTGAAAGACTGCTACCTGTGAGGGTGGGGCGCCCGCATGCGTCGGTCGGGCTGCGTCTGGCAATCTGGTGTCAGACGCCGGTTGGCGTGGTCAGCAGTTGTGTGGTGAAGTGGAGGAATGGTGGTATCCCCTCAGCGGCCAGGATCGAACGGTATCGACCAGCTTGGACTGCACGAAGGAATGGTCGTTCAAGAGCTGGGCTGGGACGATGACGTCGACCAGGACCTGCGTGACGAAATCATGGATGTGATCGATGGCGAGCTGATCGAGGACGCCGTCGAAGCCGTCGATTTGGTGCTGCTGTGGCAGCGCGATGATGCTGATGTGGCCGATGCACTCGTCGACGCTCAGCGCGATCTGTCGGACACCGGCTGGATCTGTGTGCTTACCCCCAAGATCGGGCGTCCGGGCTACGTCGACCCGGCCGATATCGATGAGGGGGCAACGACAGCGGGGATGGCGCTCACCACCGTGATCGAGGTCTGCCCCGACTGGCAGGCCCGAAAGGTCGTTCGTCCTCGCGGCACGCGCCGCTGAGCCGCTGGCGGCTCTGACGACTGCTCATGCCGAGTTCAGGTGTGGCTGTGCTGCCCGGGCGCGGGCACAACTGACCAATGGCAAGTTGATCTTGCGGAGTCGCGACTCAACTTTGGATTGACTTACCAAAAAAGTTGAGTCTGGTCGACTCGATTCGGGAATAGCTGCCGCAGCGGTCCTGTTGTGATCTACGTGGGCGTCATGCAGGCGCCCTGAAGACACAAGGAGTAATCGTGAGCACTGTTTACAATCCTTTCCGCGATATGGATCGCGTTTTTACTCAGCTCGCGCGCACTGCCGCCACTGAGGCACGCACCATGCCGATGGATCTT
The Brooklawnia propionicigenes DNA segment above includes these coding regions:
- a CDS encoding S9 family peptidase, with amino-acid sequence MSTADQQPTVAPCGSWVSPITLDEVIAGGASMLELVADNADLYWLESLPGEEGRTTAMRLRNERTQQMTPTANVRSRVQEYGGGAFDVEDGVLAYCDDVDRTVKLRTPDGTILTLTCGDASVRYGDLVVCPRIPAVLAIREDHRNPGEPQTTLVALSWPNADGSPGPEHILAGGADFYANPALSSDGRLAWLEWNHPAMPWDSTVLKVAQLRTGAVWRLDDIRLVAGQPEAGLDGIAVHHPRWNSDGSLVFTSEQSGFFQIYEWTNGTIRRLTHDDTDYDLPMFVLGNHVTAALDDERILAWNIDEGFCHLQVVSRSGGPAKRLAGVAEVDSVAASMGKGYAIVKRAKDHTALVRVEADGSLKILRSLGGAPAHAVTSVARSLRFEGRHGPVQAWYYPPTNDAYRGPAGKRPPALLRVHGGPTARASNGYYAPVQFWTSRGIAVLDVNYSGSAGFGRQWRDRLRGAWGVADVDDCVDAAEAAIDAGLIDPGRIAIAGGSAGGFTALRALMDSDRFTAGISCYGVSDLKALIGGHKFESHYLDSLIGGWPTDEQLYESRSPINTLDRLASPILILQGTDDPVVPMAQSTALAEAARKRGLPMAMRVFEGEGHGFRGSAARRDALAAELSFLAQIFGFTPADDLPDLEIENLPR
- a CDS encoding DUF3145 domain-containing protein: METMSRGVIFVHSTPAALCPHIEWAAGAVLGLPLNLEWTDQPAEPGTLRAEYSWTGPAGSSAGLASALRSCQRLRFEVTEDATATDEGQRYAYTPELGVFHAMTGPHGDIQVSEHRLRTAMTTAAQGGISLQDALSELLGEPWDAELEVFRYAGEDAPVRWLHRVG
- the fabF gene encoding beta-ketoacyl-ACP synthase II, whose product is MTDVVITGFGAITPLGNDAPTTWQALLAGRSGVRHIEADWAQDLPVQIAGQVNADITQWISRVEARRMDRVSQLAVVAAREAWADAGFGLGEENPVDPERLGVSVGSGIGGLVTTLDQWDIQREKGLRRVSPFTVPMLMANAPAAHVGLLVNAKAGVHAPVSACASSNEAIALGANMLRLNEADIVVVGGSESVIHAMPIAAFAQMQALSRRNDEPERASRPWDVDRDGFVIGEGAVMLVIETLASAKARGAKIYGTLAGYGISADSHDIVQPEPTGSGQFSAMVKAMRNAGLEPADVKHVNAHGTSTPQGDVTEARSIARALGSAADDAFVTSTKSMTGHLLGGAGALETFATVMALRDRISPPTINLENPEPDLGIQIAANTARELSSGPLAALNNSFGFGGHNVALALTNDNMTD
- a CDS encoding acyl carrier protein translates to MATTEEIRSQLADIVNDVAGVDQDDVQLEKSFVDDLDVDSLSMVEIIYACEETFNISIPDEDSKSLKSVGDAVSYIERAQN
- a CDS encoding beta-ketoacyl-ACP synthase III; amino-acid sequence: MSSPIKASQGSAYSRILGVGGARGNRVVDNAEMCTIIDSSDEWIQQRTGIIERRWVDDSQNTLSLATEAARKAIDRSGVPTDQIDAVLVSSVSNHRRFPSLAVQVASEFGLPNPAATDLSAACAGFCYGVSLADSMVRVGSAHYVLVVGVEVLSEQTDYTDRSTAFLFGDGAGAAVIGPSDTPAIGPVVWGSEINTAEIIHSDDFDVAAAGGFSPKIHMEGNKVFRWATTYIVEKTVETLEVAGLKPDELDVFIPHQANNRITDAMLRRLKLPESVVVSRDIKHMGNASAASVPIAMEALLESGEAKSGDNALIIGFGAGLVYAGQVVVLP
- a CDS encoding ACP S-malonyltransferase — encoded protein: MLVIAAPGQGAQTPGFLSEWLKITSFADRLTWLSAVVGLDLAHYGTEADADTIRDTAIAQPLLVASALAIAHELFPDAEYGCGPADIVAGHSVGEIGAAALTGAINPEAAMVFVRERGQAMAAASAVQPTGMSAVIAGKPDDVLAAIEAAGLTPANYNGSGQIVAAGTLEQLKTLEDNPPARARVIPLSVAGAFHTVHMAPASRRLRLLAESIGTARPVTRLLSNRDGAVVESGAEYLDRMVDQVTNPVRWDLCMDTMASLGTTGLLELAPAGTLTGIAKRNLKGVELFNLNTPDQLDDARDFCARHSEAK